One Rattus norvegicus strain BN/NHsdMcwi chromosome 18, GRCr8, whole genome shotgun sequence DNA segment encodes these proteins:
- the LOC120098206 gene encoding uncharacterized protein LOC120098206, protein MYMVTVLCTVILFYVQWYCSVYMGTVLCIWVLFYVYGYCSMYMGTVLCTVILFYVYGYCSMHMGTVLCTVVLFYVYGCCSMYIGTVLCIWVLFYVQWYCSMYMGTVLCTVVLFYIQWYCFIYGCCSMYIGTVLCIWVLFYVQWYCSMYMGTVLCTVVLFYVYGCSMYIGTVLCIWVLFYVQWYCSIYMGTVLCTVVLFYLYGYCSMYSGTVLCIWVLFYVQWYCSMYMGTVLCTVVLFYVYGYCSMYSGTVLCMWVLFYVYRYCSMYMGTVLCTVVLFYVCGCCSMYIGTVLCIWVLFYVQWYCSMHMGTVLCTVVLCLHVLCHLCTVPTETRKCHQIL, encoded by the coding sequence atgtaTATGGTCACTGTTCTATGTACAGTGATACTGTTCTATGTACAGTGGTACTGTTCTGTGTATATGGGTACTGTTCTATGTATATGGGTACTGTTCTATGTATATGGGTACTGTTCTATGTATATGGGTACTGTTCTATGTACAGTGATACTGTTCTATGTATATGGGTACTGTTCTATGCATATGGGTACTGTTCTATGTACAGTGGTACTGTTCTATGTATATGGATGTTGTTCTATGTATATAGGTACTGTTCTATGTATATGGGTACTGTTCTATGTACAGTGGTACTGTTCTATGTATATGGGTACTGTTCTATGTACAGTGGTACTGTTCTATATACAGTGGTACTGTTTTATATATGGGTGTTGTTCTATGTATATAGGTACTGTTCTATGTATATGGGTACTGTTCTATGTACAGTGGTACTGTTCTATGTATATGGGTACTGTTCTATGTACAGTGGTACTGttctatgtatatgggtgttctaTGTATATAGGTACTGTTCTATGTATATGGGTACTGTTCTATGTACAGTGGTACTGTTCTATTTATATGGGTACTGTTCTATGTACAGTGGTACTGTTCTATTTATATGGGTACTGTTCTATGTACAGTGGTACTGTTCTATGTATATGGGTACTGTTCTATGTACAGTGGTACTGTTCTATGTATATGGGTACTGTTCTATGTACAGTGGTACTGTTCTATGTATATGGGTACTGTTCTATGTACAGTGGTACTGTTCTATGTATGTGGGTGTTGTTCTATGTATATAGGTACTGTTCTATGTATATGGGTACTGTTCTATGTACAGTGGTACTGTTCTATGTATGTGGGTGTTGTTCTATGTATATAGGTACTGTTCTATGTATATGGGTACTGTTCTATGTACAATGGTACTGTTCTATGCATATGGGTACTGTTCTATGTACAGTGgtactttgcctgcatgttttGTGCCACCTGTGTACAGTACCCACAGAGACAAGGAAATGTCATCAGATTCTCTGA